A window of Enoplosus armatus isolate fEnoArm2 chromosome 3, fEnoArm2.hap1, whole genome shotgun sequence contains these coding sequences:
- the nat8l2 gene encoding N-acetyltransferase 8-like 2, which translates to MQLVIRRYRPSDKDTVLTLFSDGIQEHIRPCFHNAMTRPLYLAITLALCAAGYLLCSVFGAVVLPGVWVGLVYYCCHELYSSYVTEKLQTDMQDIPGNYLSRPDDCFWVAEAEVDGRAEIMGMVAVVAKQNGKEKHGELFRMIISSSCRRMGLGFRMTQTVVDFCKEQGFSKVVLETSSIQIAAVALYKKLGFSHILSHTKTQAPSWVVTLAQVTVLRMEKHL; encoded by the coding sequence ATGCAGCTGGTGATCCGCCGGTACCGTCCCTCAGACAAGGACACGGTGCTCACCCTGTTCAGTGATGGCATCCAGGAGCACATCCGGCCATGTTTTCACAACGCCATGACCAGGCCTCTCTACCTTGCCATCACCCTggctctgtgtgctgctggctacctcctctgctctgtgtttggGGCCGTGGTGTTACCAGGAGTCTGGGTGGGCCTTGTCTACTACTGCTGTCATGAGCTATATTCCTCCTACGTCACGGAGAAACTTCAGACAGACATGCAGGACATCCCTGGGAACTATCTGAGCAGACCAGATGACTGTTTCTGGGTCGCTGaggctgaggttgatgggaggGCCGAGATCATGGGTATGGTGGCTGTAGTGGCCAAACAAaatgggaaagaaaaacacgGGGAACTGTTCAGAATGATCATTTCATCATCCTGCAGACGGATGGGCCTGGGCTTCAGGATGACTCAGACTGTGGTTGACTTCTGTAAGGAACAAGGCTTCTCCAAGGTGGTGCTGGAGACCAGCTCTATTCAGATCGCTGCTGTGGCACTGTACAAGAAACTGGGGTTCAGCCACATCCTCTCACACACCAAGACACAGGCTCCCTCTTGGGTCGTAACACTGGCCCAGGTCACGGTTTTAAGAATGGAAAAACACCTGTAG